The genomic DNA AGGTAATAGATTCTATAGATAAAAGCCATTTGGTAGATATAATAAGTATAGCCAAAAGAGAAGAAGAAATTTTCAAAAGCAGGGAAAGAGAACCCTATATATTCAGCAAAAGCGACGAGGCCTTGAAAATACTCCAGAGAATAAGAGATGAAGCGCACAGATTCGGTATTACTTATCACAGAAAATTACGAAGCAAAAGAAATGTAAAAAGTTTTCTTGATGACATATACGGTATAGGACCGAAACGTAAAAAAGAACTGATAAATAAATTCGGCACAATGAAAAATATAAAAGAAGCTAGTATTGAAGAATTAAGGAAAATAGTCCCCGAGGACATCGCAATAAAAATAAAAGAGAGTTAAAAAAAACGGAGGAAAAATGAAAAAAGCAATCTACATGCTGGTTTTTGTCTTATTGTCAATAGGTGCTCATGCCGGTCTCTTTGACAGGATAAAATCTGAAATAAAATTAAAAGAAGAAGAAAAACCTATATTTGAAAATGTTACATTATATATTGACGGTAAAGAAGTACAGGAAAAAGTCCTGCCGGGAGAATATACGCTGTATCTTTTTGAACTGGATTATCCTAATGATCTTTATAAAAAAATGGATTTTCTGAGAGATTTTTCGGAATTTTTGGATTATACCAAGAAAAATAATAAAAAGTATTCAGTTCTTTTAACTAAAGAGATGTTTAGTGATTTTATAGAAATAGAAAGCGGAAATACGCTGAAAAGTGAGGCAGTAATAAAAGAACCGGCTTCTTCACTGACTTATGAGCAGACAGAGCTTTTAAAAAATCTTTCCAGAGAGATAAAAGTAAAAGAATATATGGATACTGATCAGGAAAAGCTGAACAGACAAATTTATGTGCTTTATAGAATACTTGAGAAAAAAGGCTATATAGAGTCAAACGTTTATACAGAGCTGGATAAGGAAAATCTTATCGAGGAATTAAACGAAAGCAGAAAAAGACTGGTAGACAGATACAAAGTGACTCCTGTAGAGTATTTTTATAAAGAGGACTATAAGGATATCGATCTGAAAGATTTCTCGGATGAAGTAATGTATAAATTTGAGAAAGATATAGCATTATCCACAAAAATCGAAGATCAGGCTTTATTCCCTGATATTTCGCTGACACTTTATATTACTAATTTTGATTCACGTGTAATAGAAGAACTTGCACAAAAGCAGATAAAGCTGAAAAGAAGAATACTTCTGCTTGATAACAGGCTGTATCACGGCTATACATATAATGAGGAAAATACTGTTATTTTTATGAACGGGAAGCAGCCGCTGTATTATTTTCCTGATTATCAAATAGATATTAAGCTTATAAAGACAGATGTAAAAAAATTGAGAAATTATGATATGAAATACAATATAAATGACTTTTTTTATTAATGTCCTGCCCGATTCAGGGCATGACACTGGAAAGGATTCTGGGATGACTATGAATATTGCAAATGAAACAAATGGTGAAACAGAAAAAGAGAAAGCAGGATATATCCTGGAGATGGAAAATATACGTAAGGAATTTTTAGGCGGGAAGGTAATAGCGAATGAAGATATTACCTTAAAGGTAAAAAAGGGAGAAATCCATGCAATAGTCGGTGAAAACGGAGCAGGGAAATCCACACTGATGAAAATGCTGAATGGACTGTATGAGCCTACAAGCGGGAAGATACTCTATAAGGGAAAGGAAATAAATATAGATTCACCGTCAGTAGCAGCCAAGACAGGAATAGGAATGGTTTATCAGCACTTTATGCTGGTAGATACTCTTACTGTGGCAGAAAATATGGTTCTTGGTTTTGAGCCGAGTATAATGGGGAAATTTGATAAGAAGAAGGCAAGACAGGATGTAATAGATGTAGCAGAGAAATACGGACTTAATATAAATCCTGATTCAAAAGTAGAAGACCTTTCGGTAGGTATACAGCAGAGAATAGAGATACTGAAAATACTTTTCAAGGGAGCGGAGCTTCTGATATTTGACGAGCCGAGTGCAGTGCTGACACCGCAGGAGGTAAAGGAACTGTATCAGATAATGAGGAATCTGGTAAAAGAGGGGAAAACAATAATATTCATAACACATAAATTACAGGAAGTACTTGATGTTTCAGATAATATAACAGTAATAAGAAAAGGAAAGAACGCGGGAAGTATAAAGACAAGCGAGGCAACAAAAGAGATAATAGCCAATATGATGGTAGGAAGAAAGGTATTGTTTGAAGTAAACAGACCAGATGTAGAGCTTGGAAAAGACTTAGTAGAAGTACTGAATATGAGAGTAAACGGAGATAACGGTCTTGAGGCGGTAAAGGGAGTAGACCTGATAATCCATGAAGGAGAAGTACTGGGAATAGCAGGAGTGGAAGGGAACGGTCAGACAGAGCTGATAGAAGCGTTGGCAGGACTGAGAAAGGTGGAGAAGGGAAGCTTTAGAATAGGAGAGCAGAATCTGACACATTCATCACCGAGAGACAGAAGAGAAAGCGGACTTTCCCATATACCGGAAGACAGACATAAGAGAGCAGCAATAGATGATTTTACAATAGAGGAAAATATGATACTCGGAGTGGAAAATAATTACTGCCGGGGATCAATACTGGATTTTGGAAAAATAACAGAGAAAACAAATGAATATATAAAGAAATATGATATAAGAACCCCTGATTCAAAGGTAAAGTTCGGAGGACTGTCAGGAGGAAACCAGCAGAAGGTGGTAGTAGCAAGAGAGCTGGAGAAGGAAAATAGATTCATAATAGCGTCACAGCCGACAAGAGGAGTTGATATAGGAGCAATAGAGATGATCCATAATACAATCCTGAGTGAAAAAAAGAACAAGAAGGCAATACTGGTAGTATCGGCAGAGTTATCCGAGGTAATGAGCTTAAGTGACAAGATAGCGGTAATGTATGAAGGAAAAATAGTGGGAGTACTGAAAAGAGAAGAGGCAACGACAGAGAAACTGGGAATATTAATGGCAGGAGGTAAAATTGATGAATAAAAAGTATGTGGAAATTTTAACTCCGTTACTGGCGGTATTGACAGCCTTAATAATAGGGGGAATAATAATCCAGCTGAATGGTGTAAATGCATTTGAGGCATATGGTCAGTTATTTAAGTCGGCATTTTATCAGGCAAATCCGAAGGCACCGTTTATGAGCGGACTGGCAAAGACACTGCTGACGGCAACACCGATGATATTTGTGGGATTATCAGTAATGATAGCTTTTAAGGCGGGATTATTTAATATAGGAGCCCAGGGACAGATGATAATGGGCGGAGTAGCAGCAGCAGTAGTAGGGATATATGTGAAGAATGCTTTTCTGGGTAACTTTGTAACAGCAATAATAGCAGCAGGAATAGCAGGTTTTTTATGGGCTTCGATATCAGGTTATCTGAAAGCAAAGTTTGGAGTTCATGAGGTAATAAGTACAATAATGTTAAACTATATAGCAATCAATCTGCAGAATTATCTTCTGAACTATCCGTTGAAAGATCCGGCATCCCAGAATGTCCAGACAATGAAGGTACTGGAACCGGCAAGATTGTTTTTGCTTGCACCGTCAACAAAACAGAAGCTGAATTTAGGATTTATACTGGCAATAGCAGCGGTAATACTGGTATGGTATTTCTTCGGTAAGACAAAACAGGGCTATGAGATGAAGGCAGTAGGTCTGAATGCAGGTTCTGCAGAGAATGCGGGAATAAAGATAAAGAAGAATATAATATTTGCAATGGGACTTGCGGGAATACTGGCAGGAATAGGAGGAGCGGAAAGAGTTCTCGGAGGTTCTGCACAGTATGCTTATACGGAGCTGATAATGGGAGAGCTTGGCTTTACGGGAGTAGCAGTATCCTTATTGGGGAAAAGTAATCCAATAGGAGTATTTATAGCGGCGATCTTTTATGCCTCGCTGGAAATAGGCGGGCAGAGTCTTCAGAGTATGAGGATACCGAAAGAAGTGGTATATATAATCCAGGCATTAATAATAATATTTGTGGCAGGAGAAAATCTATTCAGATATATGTTATCAAAAAGAGGAGGTAAAAAACAATGATGGAAATATTAGGACAAATCTTGATGTTGGCCCCTCCGATATTAATAACAGCAGTAGGAGCATGTTTTACGGAAATAACAGGAGTAACGAACCTTGGTTTAGAGGGAATGATGTTATGCGGAGCATTTGCAGGAGCGACAGTATCATATTATACAGGTAATCCTTATATGGGATTAATAGCAGGAGTACTGGCAGGGGGAATAATATCTCTGGTCCATGCGTTTATAAGTATAAACTTACGAGGAAACCAGATAGTAAGCGGAGTTGCGATAAACCTTCTTGCAGTTGCACTGACCTCCTATCTGATAAAGGTATTGTTTAAGGTAGCGGGTTCGACACCTGCAGCACCGAGACAGGCAAGTCTGATGTTTGTACTGATACTGATATACGGTTTGGCAATAATATCGAATTATATAATGTACGGAACAGTATTGGGACTGAGAATGAGAGCAGTGGGAGAGCATCCGCTGGCAGCGGATACAGTGGGAATAAATGTATATTTGATAAGATATATAGGAGTAGTAATGTCAGGACTGTATGCAGGACTGGGAGGAGCATATATGACGACGGTAATGCTGCCTTCATTCAGCAATAACATGTCGGCGGGAAGAGGATTTATGGCAATGGCAGCGATGATATTCGGAAAGTGGAAGCCTTGGGGAGCAATGCTTGCGAGTTTCTTATTTGCCTTTGGAAGTGTACTGGAGGTCCAGTTAAAGATCCATTATCCGAACTTTCCGCAGCAGTTTTTGGCGATGATTCCGTATGTACTGACACTGCTTGCCTTGGTAGGCTTTGTAGGGAAGGCAAAGGCACCGGCTTCTTCGGGACAGCCTTATGAAAAACAGTAATATATAAAGGGATATATAAAATTCTTTTGAAAGAGCGGGTGTTTGGAATGTTAAATACAGGAGAAATACTGGAAAAGTATCTAAAGGGCAGAATGAGTATGACGGATCTGGCAGGATTACTGGGGATTACGCCGCAGTATATCAGCAGTGTACTGAATAATACCAAAAGACCTTCCAAAAATTTTCTGGAAAAGTTTTATATGATTTTTGATGTAATGGAGGAAGATAAAGAAAATATAGAGAATTATGAAGAATTTAGACGTCTTCCCGAAAATTTTCAAAAAGAATATTTGAAATTAAAAGAAAAAAATTCAAAAAACACTCCAAAAGGCTCAGGAATATTAAAATTTCCATTGAAGGCTATTGTGGAATCAGGACTGGGACTTTTGAATGAACTGGAAAAAGAGGAATATATAAGTATTCCGGAAACAGATTCTGTTTCTGAAAACAGCTTTTTTATAAAGATATACGGAAATGAACTGGAACCCGAGTTTATAAATAAGGATATGCTTCTTATGGATCCTGAAAGCTGCGGTGAATTATATCTTATGAATAACAAAATCTGTGTTTTGAAGCATAATAATGAATTATTTCTGAGAAGAGTAGAGTACTTTAAAGAGGTAGTTATTCTCAGATGTATTAATAATAAGCTTAATCCCATAGTTATTACAGGTGAAAATATTGAAAAAATCCAGTGTACGGGGCGTGTAAGACAGATTATAAGATATCTGGAATAATCTAAAAACTTAATATACTGATAAAATAATAGATTTGTAATTAATCGAATGCAGAGTAATAGATAGTTATCGAATAAATATATTAATTAACTTAATAGAAACATTATGTTTTTTTGTATTTTTTTTAAAAATATGCTATGATATACAAAAAATATTACAGGGGGATGAAATGTTTTTAGATTTGTTAAAGAGACATATTGAGGAAAGGGGACAGAGATTTTCACAGATAGCAAAATATCTGGATAAATCTGTTTCTTATGTTAATGAGATTCATAAAGGGAGAAGAGAAATAAAGCTTAATGATATCGTTAAGTTTACAGAAGCTTTGGAGCTGGATTTTCATGATAAAGTAGAGTTTATAGAGTTATATTTGTCTGAAAAATATCCTGAGTTATTTAAAGTACTGAAAATGAATGTCAGTGCAATTGAGAGTATTCCTGTTCTTGAAACGGAAAATGTCCTGAATTACAGGGAAAAAACAGAAAGCTATATGCATATACCTGTTATTTACTCCAATATAAAAGGAGTGCTGGCAATAAAGCTTGAAAAAGATTTTTTGGAAAATAAATTTTTGAAAGACGATTATTTGATTTTGAAATTAAGAGAAAATTCTGGTTTTACAGAGGAATGTCTGGGAAAATATATTCTTTATCCAGAAGAAAACGGGATATATCTTGATAAGCTGACTGAAAACAGCGGGAAATATTATTTTCTTGTCAAAAATGCCGAAATACCGGATACTAGTAAAATAATTGGTTACGTAATAGGTAAGTATACTGATATTTATTAGTTTTAATTTATAATTGACTTTTTACACTAAAAGTGTATAATATTAATAATGAAACTAAAAGTCAATTCGGAAAGGGTGGTTTTGGTGGAAAGGAATACAAATTTCAGACTTATAGCAAATGTCGAAAGAATTCTTCAGGAAAGAAACAGAGAAAGAGAAAAGGAGAATCTTCCGAAAATCAGAAAAAAAGATCTGGATTCACGGGCAAATGATACCTTGTACAGACTCAGACATAATCTGAATTATCCTAATCTTTCTACAATTATGAAATGGGCGAATGTTCTTGATGTGGATATAAGTGAGTTTTTTCAGCCTATTTAGAAAAATATTATATAAAGAATACACAGAAATTAGTCTGTGTATTCTTTCTTTTTCCGGGAAATTTTGGTGAAGCTCAAACAATACATATTAAACTTTATGAGAAATTTTGAAAAAATAATATTATAAAAAAGTTTTTGTTGAACAAATTCTACAGATCATAAAGGAAATCATAAGGAAAATCTAAATAAAATTATAAATGCAGAAAATGTAGAAGTTAACTGAAATTAAAGTTGACGAATAAGTATTCTAGTGCTAAACTATCAACATATATGCGGGGGAACTGCTTGCAGTTGAGAAGGCTAAAACCTGACCCATTGAACCTGTCAGTTAACACTGGTGAAGGGAAGCAGTTATTAGAATATCATTTTTTTGATTAAGTGCTTTCTTTATTTTTGAGGCACCTTTTTTTATTTAATAAAATTGAATATTTTTGCGGGGGGACTGCTTGCAGTTGAGAAGGTTAAACCTGACCCATTGAACCTGTCAGTTAACACTGGTGAAGGGAAGCAGTCTTTTATTTTGAGGTAGAAATTATCATATATATAAATAAAAAACTTTCCTTTAGGGGGAAGTTTTTTTTGTATAAATTTTTTACCTAGGAGGAACAAATGAAAAAAATTCTAAGTATCGCAGGCTCTGACTGCAGTGGAGGAGCAGGAATACAGGCAGATTTGAAAACTTTTTCGGCGCACGGACTTTTTGGAATGAGTGTAATTGTCTCTGTAGTAGCAGAGAATACCAGCAGGGTTATTGACATTCAAAATATAAGCCCTGATATGATCCGGAAACAGATTGATGCAGTTTTTGAAGATATTGGAACAGATGCTGTGAAAATAGGCATGCTTTCCGGAGAGGAGAGTATGAGAGCTGTGGCAGAAAAGCTTTCGGAATATAAGGCACAAAATGTAGTGGCAGATCCTGTAATGTATGCAAAAAACGGATGTCCGCTAATGGATCCTGATTCTGTAGGAGCTTTGATAGACATAATAATTCCGGCGGCCGATCTGCTTACGCCTAATATTCCCGAGGCGGAAAGAATAGCAGGGATTACAATTGAAAATACCGAAGATATGAAGAAGGCAGCAGCCAAAATACATAAAATGGGAAGCAGAAATGTACTGGTAAAAGGCGGGCATCTTGAGAAGGAAGCACTTGATATTTTGTATGACGGAAAAGATTATTATTATTTTAACTCGGAAAGGATAAATACAAAAAATACACATGGAACGGGCTGTACTTATTCATCAGCAATTGCTTCAAATCTTGCGTTGGGAATGGGGCTGGAAAATGCTGTGAGAAAAGCAAAAATTTATGTGACAACAGCTATAAGACATTCGCTTAATATAGGAAAAGGACATGGTCCTACCAATCATTTTTATTCTTTATATAAGAACGGACTTGAAAACGGAGGTGGGAATCATGACTAAAAAACTAACAGATATAATAAAGGAATATCCTGATGCGGTAAGAACAGAAAAACCTCTTATTCATCATATTACCAATTATGTAACAGTTAATGACTGTGCTAATATTACACTTGCCGCCGGGGCATCTCCCGTGATGGCTGATGATCCTGAAGAAGCTGAGGATATTGTTTCTCTGGCTTCGGCACTGGTAATAAATATGGGAACGCTGAATAAAAGAACTATAGAATCAATGATAACTGCCGGTAAAGCAGCAAAGAAAAAGAATATTCCGGTAATTTTTGATCCTGTGGGTGCAGGAGCAGGAACTCTCAGAAATGAAACTGCAGCAAGAATTCTGAAAGAAGTGAGACCGTCTGTTCTGAAAGGCAATGTATCTGAAATATTATTTATTTCAGGAGTAAGCTCCGGAGCAAAGGGAGTGGATGTTTCTGAAAATGATAAAAATATAAGAGAGGAAATTATCTGCGAGAAGATAAAGAAACTGGCTCTGAAAACCGGCTGTGTAGTAGCTGCTACAGGTGAAAAAGATATTATCTCAGACGGGAAAAGGGTCATATATGTGGAAAACGGACATAGAATGATGTCGGATATTACGGGAACAGGATGTATGACCACATCACTGACAGCAGTATTTTGCAGTGTCAGTAATGATCTGCTGCTGGGGACAGCAGCAGGAATCCTGTATATGGGACTTGCGGGAGAAAAAGCTTTTAATGAAGCAGGAAACCGGGGAAGCGGGAGTTTCAGGACAGCACTTATTGATCAGATTTATAATACCAGCAGAAAGAATATAGAAGAAAATGCCAAAATTTTTGAAAGATGAGGGAGAATACAGATGAAAGGAAAAGATGTATTATACGGAACTGAAATAAAAAAAAATTGATTATTCTTTGTATCTTGTGGCAGACACCAGTTTTATGACATTAGAAACCGCAGAAAAGAAAGTGACAGAGGCAATAGAGGGAGGGGTAACAATAGTACAGCTGCGGGCAAAGGATATTTCAGCAGCGGAATTTTATAATATGGCTTTAAAAATAAAAATGGTAACGGGTTATTATAATGTGCCATTGATAATAAATGACAGGGTAGATATAGCAATAGCCGCAGATGCAGATGGCGTACATACAGGTCAGGAGGATTTGCCTGCCGGAGAAGTAAGAAAATTAATAGGTATGAATAAGATAATGGGAATATCCGTTTCAAATACCTCCGAAGCAGAAAAGGCAGAGAGAGAAAGTGCGGATTATCTGGGAGCAGGAGCAATGTTTCCCACAGATACTAAGCTGGATGCAAAATATGTAAATCTTGAAGAGCTTGGGGAAATAAAGAAAAAAGTACAGATACCCGTAGTAGCAATAGGGGGAATAAATGCAGAGAATGCAGGACAACTGTTTTGTGCAGGTGCAGACGGTATAGCTGTGGTTTCAGCAATATTAGGAGAAAAAAATATAAAAGAAGCAGCTTTGAAGCTGGCTTTAAAATAGGAGGAATAACATGTCATTTTCAAATACACTAAAAGAAAAAGCCGGAAAAGTCTGGGAGGAT from Sebaldella termitidis ATCC 33386 includes the following:
- a CDS encoding ABC transporter ATP-binding protein; the protein is MTMNIANETNGETEKEKAGYILEMENIRKEFLGGKVIANEDITLKVKKGEIHAIVGENGAGKSTLMKMLNGLYEPTSGKILYKGKEINIDSPSVAAKTGIGMVYQHFMLVDTLTVAENMVLGFEPSIMGKFDKKKARQDVIDVAEKYGLNINPDSKVEDLSVGIQQRIEILKILFKGAELLIFDEPSAVLTPQEVKELYQIMRNLVKEGKTIIFITHKLQEVLDVSDNITVIRKGKNAGSIKTSEATKEIIANMMVGRKVLFEVNRPDVELGKDLVEVLNMRVNGDNGLEAVKGVDLIIHEGEVLGIAGVEGNGQTELIEALAGLRKVEKGSFRIGEQNLTHSSPRDRRESGLSHIPEDRHKRAAIDDFTIEENMILGVENNYCRGSILDFGKITEKTNEYIKKYDIRTPDSKVKFGGLSGGNQQKVVVARELEKENRFIIASQPTRGVDIGAIEMIHNTILSEKKNKKAILVVSAELSEVMSLSDKIAVMYEGKIVGVLKREEATTEKLGILMAGGKIDE
- a CDS encoding ABC transporter permease, which produces MNKKYVEILTPLLAVLTALIIGGIIIQLNGVNAFEAYGQLFKSAFYQANPKAPFMSGLAKTLLTATPMIFVGLSVMIAFKAGLFNIGAQGQMIMGGVAAAVVGIYVKNAFLGNFVTAIIAAGIAGFLWASISGYLKAKFGVHEVISTIMLNYIAINLQNYLLNYPLKDPASQNVQTMKVLEPARLFLLAPSTKQKLNLGFILAIAAVILVWYFFGKTKQGYEMKAVGLNAGSAENAGIKIKKNIIFAMGLAGILAGIGGAERVLGGSAQYAYTELIMGELGFTGVAVSLLGKSNPIGVFIAAIFYASLEIGGQSLQSMRIPKEVVYIIQALIIIFVAGENLFRYMLSKRGGKKQ
- a CDS encoding ABC transporter permease — translated: MMEILGQILMLAPPILITAVGACFTEITGVTNLGLEGMMLCGAFAGATVSYYTGNPYMGLIAGVLAGGIISLVHAFISINLRGNQIVSGVAINLLAVALTSYLIKVLFKVAGSTPAAPRQASLMFVLILIYGLAIISNYIMYGTVLGLRMRAVGEHPLAADTVGINVYLIRYIGVVMSGLYAGLGGAYMTTVMLPSFSNNMSAGRGFMAMAAMIFGKWKPWGAMLASFLFAFGSVLEVQLKIHYPNFPQQFLAMIPYVLTLLALVGFVGKAKAPASSGQPYEKQ
- a CDS encoding LexA family transcriptional regulator: MLNTGEILEKYLKGRMSMTDLAGLLGITPQYISSVLNNTKRPSKNFLEKFYMIFDVMEEDKENIENYEEFRRLPENFQKEYLKLKEKNSKNTPKGSGILKFPLKAIVESGLGLLNELEKEEYISIPETDSVSENSFFIKIYGNELEPEFINKDMLLMDPESCGELYLMNNKICVLKHNNELFLRRVEYFKEVVILRCINNKLNPIVITGENIEKIQCTGRVRQIIRYLE
- a CDS encoding helix-turn-helix domain-containing protein — its product is MFLDLLKRHIEERGQRFSQIAKYLDKSVSYVNEIHKGRREIKLNDIVKFTEALELDFHDKVEFIELYLSEKYPELFKVLKMNVSAIESIPVLETENVLNYREKTESYMHIPVIYSNIKGVLAIKLEKDFLENKFLKDDYLILKLRENSGFTEECLGKYILYPEENGIYLDKLTENSGKYYFLVKNAEIPDTSKIIGYVIGKYTDIY
- the thiD gene encoding bifunctional hydroxymethylpyrimidine kinase/phosphomethylpyrimidine kinase; translation: MKKILSIAGSDCSGGAGIQADLKTFSAHGLFGMSVIVSVVAENTSRVIDIQNISPDMIRKQIDAVFEDIGTDAVKIGMLSGEESMRAVAEKLSEYKAQNVVADPVMYAKNGCPLMDPDSVGALIDIIIPAADLLTPNIPEAERIAGITIENTEDMKKAAAKIHKMGSRNVLVKGGHLEKEALDILYDGKDYYYFNSERINTKNTHGTGCTYSSAIASNLALGMGLENAVRKAKIYVTTAIRHSLNIGKGHGPTNHFYSLYKNGLENGGGNHD
- the thiM gene encoding hydroxyethylthiazole kinase yields the protein MTKKLTDIIKEYPDAVRTEKPLIHHITNYVTVNDCANITLAAGASPVMADDPEEAEDIVSLASALVINMGTLNKRTIESMITAGKAAKKKNIPVIFDPVGAGAGTLRNETAARILKEVRPSVLKGNVSEILFISGVSSGAKGVDVSENDKNIREEIICEKIKKLALKTGCVVAATGEKDIISDGKRVIYVENGHRMMSDITGTGCMTTSLTAVFCSVSNDLLLGTAAGILYMGLAGEKAFNEAGNRGSGSFRTALIDQIYNTSRKNIEENAKIFER
- the thiE gene encoding thiamine phosphate synthase, with protein sequence MADTSFMTLETAEKKVTEAIEGGVTIVQLRAKDISAAEFYNMALKIKMVTGYYNVPLIINDRVDIAIAADADGVHTGQEDLPAGEVRKLIGMNKIMGISVSNTSEAEKAERESADYLGAGAMFPTDTKLDAKYVNLEELGEIKKKVQIPVVAIGGINAENAGQLFCAGADGIAVVSAILGEKNIKEAALKLALK